Part of the Vicinamibacterales bacterium genome is shown below.
ATGCCCAAGTGCCCCAACACCACGGACAGTCCAACGATGACACTGCGCGGAAGGCGCGGAGGCTCCTTGTGAGGCATACCTCGAATCGTGCCAGCGTCCTCGAGCGCGGTATCCACAAAAACCATCCCGGCGACCTCGGCGCGGTAGGCCGCGTTGTATAACCGGATGACTGACCCGCCGAACGAGTGACCGACGAGGACGAGGGGCGGCTCGAGTCGCGACTTCTGCACGAGGCGATGGAGATCGCGCGCAGCCGCATCGCCCCATTCGGGATCAGGCCCGGAGTCGCTCCATCCGATGTCAGCCCGGTCATACCAGCACGCGCGCGTGAAGGCCGCGACGCCGCGCTGCGTCGGCGTCCAGACGTATCCGGGCGCGGTCGCTCCACTCACGAAGACGACGGTTGGCGCGCCCTCGCCGGTGCAGGAGATGTTCAGCGTCCGGCCGCCAATGTCGACGGAACGTC
Proteins encoded:
- a CDS encoding alpha/beta hydrolase codes for the protein MRDGAWNTTRRIAVRAGTLLGVLLVALVCAAAAYEHVGAWRDARVRKQVGRSVDIGGRTLNISCTGEGAPTVVFVSGATAPGYVWTPTQRGVAAFTRACWYDRADIGWSDSGPDPEWGDAAARDLHRLVQKSRLEPPLVLVGHSFGGSVIRLYNAAYRAEVAGMVFVDTALEDAGTIRGMPHKEPPRLPRSVIVGLSVVLGHLGMIRFMASDPGPPPKHWSAAEWDVLRVLAVNETSCSRMPR